A region from the Lates calcarifer isolate ASB-BC8 linkage group LG2, TLL_Latcal_v3, whole genome shotgun sequence genome encodes:
- the spg7 gene encoding paraplegin yields MLALLLQHRAALCRKYSTRLLWTLARRNSHVLSNKPISSDGVKNVLSRCANFRKMFLSKSERSLQSQPQKLIQSLLHRPLSPGMVGISKELIRSNLLRNPVGLLNLLGSINFFSTTQSKKEKNKGNGPKGKTPEEDEEKKNRRQMYRERLRNLLILAFILSIFNSINSISSNISWNDFVNEMLAKGEVSRVQVVPETDIVEIYLHSGAVIFGRPRIALMYRMQVANIDKFEEKLRAAEDELNIDSRDRIPVLYKRTGFFGNAVYALGMAAIGVAILWHIFRLVGMAGRQGGFSAFNQLKMAKFTIVDGKSGKGVSFKDVAGMHEAKTEVKEFVDYLKSPERYLQLGAKVPKGALLLGPPGCGKTLLAKAVATEAQVPFLAIAGSEFVEVIGGLGAARVRSLFKEARARAPCIVYIDEIDAVGKKRSTNMSGFSNTEEEQTLNQLLVEMDGMGTTDHVIVLASTNRADILDNALMRPGRLDRHIFIDLPTLQERKEIFEQHLKILKLTQPADFYSLRLAELTPGFSGADIANICNEAALHAAREGYKSIDTFNFEYAVERVIAGSVKKSKILCKEEQQVVAFHESGHALVGWLLEHTEAVMKVSIAPRTNAALGFAQILPRDQYLFTKEQLFERMCMALGGRAAEAITFNKVTTGAQDDLRKVTRVAYSMVKQYGMCDSVGQVSFPETEEQGAIGRRPFSQGLQQQMDHEAKMLIARAYRHTEKLLLDNRDKLTLLANALLEREVVNYDDIEALLGPPPHGPKKMIVPQSWVEAERDKQDTGEDEPQPPPRKHREEDVNPQLV; encoded by the exons ATGTTAGCTCTGTTGTTGCAGCACCGTGCTGCCCTATGTAGAAAATACAGTACTCGTTTATTATGGACACTGGCACGGCGAAACTCTCATGTGTTATCGAACAAGCCGATATCCAGCGATGGTGTTAAAAATGTGCTGTCCAGGTGCGCTAACTTCAGAAAGATGTTCCTTTCTAAATCGGAGCGGAGTCTTCAAAGTCAGCCGCAGAAACTCATTCAG AGTCTTCTCCACAGACCCTTGAGTCCTGGCATGGTGGGAATTAGCAAGGAGTTAATCAGGAGCAACCTGCTGAGAAACCCTGTTGGTTTGCTAAATCTGTTAG GGTCAATAAACTTCTTCAGTACGACTCAatctaaaaaagagaaaaataaaggtaaTGGACCAAAGGGAAAAACtccagaggaagatgaag AGAAGAAGAATCGTCGGCAGATGTACCGGGAGCGCCTGAGAAACCTCCTCATCTTAGCGTTCATATTGAGCATATTCAACTCCATCAACAGCATTAGCAGTAACATCTCTTGGAACGACTTTGTCAATGAGATGTTGGCCAAGGGAGAGGTGTCACGTGTGCAAGTCGTTCCTGAGACTGACATTGTAGAAATCTACCTTCACTCTGGAGCAGTTATCTTTGGAAGGCCT AGGATTGCGCTCATGTACAGAATGCAGGTTGCCAACATTGACAAATTTGAGGAGAAGCTCAGAGCTGCTGAAGACGAGCTGAATATCGACTCTAGGGATAGAATACCGGTGTTGTACAAACGCACTGGATTCTTTGGGAA TGCAGTCTACGCTCTGGGGATGGCTGCTATTGGCGTGGCTATTCTCTGGCATATCTTTCGACTGGTAGGCATGGCTGGCAGACAAGGCGGCTTCAGTGCTTTT AATCAGCTCAAGATGGCCAAGTTCACCATTGTGGACGGCAAGTCGGGCAAAGGTGTGAGTTTCAAAGATGTAGCAGGCATGCACGAGGCTAAGACGGAAGTAAAGGAATTTGTTGACTACCTCAAG AGTCCAGAACGATATCTCCAGCTGGGAGCCAAGGTTCCCAAGGGTGCACTGCTACTTGGGCCTCCAGGCTGTGGGAAGACGCTGCTGGCGAAGGCTGTAGCCACTGAGGCCCAGGTGCCTTTTCTGGCTATAGCTGGCTCTGAGTTTGTGGAGGTCATCGGAG gtcTGGGTGCTGCTAGGGTCAGGAGTCTGTTCAAGGAGGCTCGTGCTCGAGCACCGTGCATCGTCTACATTGATGAGATTGACGCCGTGGGGAAGAAGCGCTCCACCAACATGTCGGGATTCTCCAATACCGAAGAGGAGCAGACcctcaaccagctgctggtaGAGATGGACG GAATGGGAACGACTGACCATGTCATCGTCCTTGCCTCCACCAACAGAGCAGATATTTTAGACAATGCTCTCATGAGACCAGGCAGACTGGACAGACACATCTTTATAGACCTGCCCACACTGCAG gagaggaaggagatcTTCGAGCAGCATCTGAAGATTCTGAAGCTGACCCAACCAGCTGATTTCTACTCACTGCGTCTGGCTGAGCTCACCCCAGGCTTCAGTG GTGCAGACATTGCTAACATTTGTAATGAAGCTGCTCTGCATGCCGCCAGAGAGGGTTACAAGTCCATCGATACCTTTAACTTTGAATATGCAGTGGAAAGAGTAATAGCAG GGAGTGTAAAGAAGAGTAAGATCCTGTGTAAAGAGGAGCAGCAGGTGGTTGCCTTCCATGAGTCTGGACATGCCTTAGTTGGATGGTTACTTGAGCACACAGAGGCAGTAATGAAG GTGTCCATCGCCCCACGGACTAATGCAGCCCTGGGATTTGCCCAAATCTTACCTCGTGACCAGTACCTTTTCACCAAAGAGCAGCTGTTTGAGCGGATGTGTATGGCTCTGGGAGGAAGAGCTGCTGAGGCTATCACCTTTAACAAAGTCACAACAG GAGCTCAGGATGACTTGCGCAAGGTGACACGAGTGGCCTACTCTATGGTGAAGCAGTACGGCATGTGTGACAGCGTGGGACAGGTCTCATTCCCAGAAACCGAGGAGCAAGGTGCCATTGGACGTCGTCCTTTCAGCCAGggcctgcagcagcagatggacCAC GAGGCAAAGATGTTGATCGCTCGAGCCTACAGGCACACAGAGAAGCTGCTACTGGACAACAGAGATAAGCTTACACTC TTGGCCAATGCACTGTTAGAGCGAGAGGTGGTGAACTACGACGACATCGAAGCCTTGCTCGGCCCGCCACCCCACGGGCCCAAGAAGATGATCGTCCCACAAAGCTGGGTGGAGGCTGAGAGGGACAAACAAGACACAGGAGAAGACGAACCTCAACCACCTCCCcgcaaacacagagaggaggacgtGAATCCACAGCTGGTCTGA
- the cdh15 gene encoding cadherin-15, which produces MAVRMLMVCVLGTLLGQVWSSAKLHHNEEELHTQALYPWRSQGHGLVRMKRDWIIPPIRVLENSKQVPEDLVQIKSDKIFTGEVIYKLEGPGVDQEPKNLFEIDDKTGVIRSKRPLDREKYSSFTLKAFALSPSGERLENPTTIEIMVLDQNDNRPAFTQSQFVGTVSEFSVPGTSVMSVSATDADDPMTENAALSYSIIGQESIPANTVTKTMFGINNQTGAIYTRDVGLDREVVKGFRLKLQVADMGGMGLTSEGVAIIHVSDINNHAPQFSPPLYSMTAVENRQEYEIGRVNVTDRDDRGTGNWEAKYSITNDPEGNFAITTDPSTNQGVLTVVKPLDYEAQSEYVLILTVENVNTLSNKAPNLPVSTATVLVTVVNENEAPRFREDPIQIVVPESVVPGTLLKSNIAFDPDNSDLRYEISRDPERWLDIDRDTGDIMARRTFNMRSPHVKNHIYTAVVKVTDAGGVSTTATAAITLKETNDFPPQLFPLSGSVCRDTGRMNSGLVVTAVDEDFPPHAAPFIFEMPDYLSVNWTVVQVNDTHALLQPLVELEAGEYAVTVLVSDSGSPVLSAFTQVNITVCLCDSFGDCKSEAGAIIGSSVGISFIALIIIMASIALLLLLLLLAVAVTACGRRHHIKKGTGLLVGESEDDIRDNVLNYDEQGGGEEDENAFNIDMLWNPHDAPPAPGSYYPGSGVPRGKQPLRKDAPHNLPSPIYPRRPPADPTDIEDYINDGLEAADNDPNVPPYDTALIYDYEGEGSLAGSLSSIASGSSDGDQDYDYLNDWGPRFQKLANMYDPR; this is translated from the exons GTGTGGAGCTCTGCAAAACTTCATCACAATGAGGAAGAGCTGCACACGCAGGCCCTTTACCCCTGGAGAAGCCAAGGCCATGGATTGGTCAGGATGAAGAGGGACTGGATCATCCCTCCAATCAGAGTGCTGGAGAATAGCAAGCAGGTTCCTGAGGACCTTGTCCAG ATCAAATCGGACAAAATCTTTACAGGTGAAGTGATCTACAAGTTAGAGGGCCCAGGGGTGGACCAGGAGCCCAAGAATCTGTTTGAGATTGATGATAAAACAGGAGTAATCAGGAGCAAGCGGCCgctggacagagagaaatacagcAGTTTCACA CTGAAAGCTTTTGCGCTGTCCCCCAGTGGAGAGAGACTAGAGAATCCTACCACCATAGAGATAATGGTGCTGGATCAGAATGACAACAGACCCGCCTTCACCCAGAGCCAGTTTGTTGGCACTGTCTCTGAGTTCTCAGTCCCAG GCACATCAGTGATGTCAGTTTCAGCCACGGATGCAGATGACCCAATGACAGAAAACGCTGCTCTGAGCTACTCTATCATTGGCCAGGAGAGCATTCCTGCCAACACTGTTACCAAGACTATGTTTGGTATTAACAACCAGACAGGAGCCATCTACACAAGAGACGTAGGCCTGGACAGAGAG gtggTGAAAGGCTTCAGATTAAAACTACAGGTTGCTGATATGGGGGGCATGGGACTAACAAGTGAAGGTGTAGCAATCATACATGTATCTGATATCAACAACCATGCCCCGCAGTTTAGCCCTCCCTTG TACAGTATGACAGCAGTGGAGAACAGGCAGGAATATGAGATTGGCCGGGTgaatgtgacagacagagatgatCGTGGAACAGGAAACTGGGAGGCCAAGTACTCCATCACCAAtgatcctgagggaaactttgCCATCACTACAGATCCCTCCACCAACCAGGGCGTTCTGACAGTGGTGAAG CCCCTGGATTATGAAGCACAGAGTGAGTACGTCCTGATTCtgacagtggaaaatgtcaaTACTCTGAGCAACAAGGCTCCTAACCTCCCAGTGAGCACCGCTACAGTGTTGGTCACTGTCGTGAATGAGAATGAAGCTCCACGCTTCAGAGAAGACCCCATACAGATTGTGGTCCCTGAGTCTGTGGTTCCTGGGACGCTACTGAAAAGCAACATTGCCTTTGACCCTGATAATTCTGACCTGAG ATATGAGATTAGCAGAGATCCCGAGAGATGGCTGGACATCGACAGAGATACAGGAGACATTATGGCCAGGAGAACCTTCAACATGCGATCTCCACATGTTAAAAACCATATCTACACTGCTGTTGTGAAGGTTACAG ATGCTGGTGGTGTGTCAACCACAGCCACAGCCGCCATCACTCTGAAGGAAACCAATGACTTCCCCCCTCAGCTCTTTCCTCTGAGCGGCTCTGTATGCAGGGATACAGGCCGGATGAATTCTGGTCTGGTCGTGACTGCTGTGGATGAAGACTTTCCTCCGCACGCTGCGCCCTTCATCTTCGAAATGCCCGATTATCTGTCAGTCAACTGGACTGTTGTTCAAGTCAATG ATACTCATGCTCTGCTCCAGCCCCTTGTAGAGCTGGAGGCAGGAGAGTACGCGGTCACAGTGCTGGTGTCAGATTCCGGCAGCCCAGTTCTGAGTGCTTTTACTCAGGTCAACAttactgtgtgtctctgtgactcCTTCGGGGACTGTAAGTCTGAGGCGGGGGCAATCATAGGCTCCAGTGTGGGAATCAGCTTCATCGCGCTCATTATCATCATGGCCAGTATTGCACTCCTACTGT TGCTGCTCCTCCTGGCTGTGGCAGTGACCGCCTGTGGGAGACGCCACCATATCAAGAAAGGAACAGGTCTGCTTGTTGGGGAATCAGAAGATGACATCCGTGACAATGTCTTGAACTATGATGAGCaaggagggggtgaggaggatgAG AATGCCTTTAACATCGACATGCTGTGGAATCCCCATGATGCACCTCCAGCCCCGGGATCCTACTACCCAGGGTCTGGTGTTCCTCGAGGCAAGCAGCCCCTCAGGAAGGATGCCCCACATAACCTGCCCTCCCCTATCTACCCAAGGAGGCCTCCTGCAGATCCCACTGACATCGAGGACTACATCAATGAT GGCCTAGAAGCTGCAGACAATGATCCTAACGTGCCTCCATATGACACAGCCCTGATCTATGATTATGAGGGTGAGGGCTCACTGGCAGGCAGCCTTAGCTCCATTGCGTCAGGCAGCTCTGATGGAGACCAGGACTACGACTACCTCAACGACTGGGGACCACGCTTTCAGAAACTGGCCAACATGTACGACCCACGTTAA